A single window of Chitinivibrio alkaliphilus ACht1 DNA harbors:
- a CDS encoding chemotaxis protein CheW — MGQQEEELVQLFIEESREYLHQVEQLLLDLEEEDSPTGTEEINELFRAIHTIKGGAGFFSMEKVHALAHTMENILGDLREHKYALTESLISALLAGTDTLGSLLESPEDAGDISIEELVNTLMTLQNESLSQETSSTPHTEQVLQLKTAQGVVLFEIPAKKIMTAQKEEPCLYFFYYDLALENSEEKEKQWRENIASLVTILSSCCSTETTPDQGTREFFVGATVLEPNLFAEALSLPQTQVETITTHRFAALSEIPHDYMLEYSTEAPKTKPVKKKTHKGKSTPQGNNAPRPKGRAEDTSIRIHLSTIDTLLNLTAELVLTRNELLSTVEKEQHSPITHTASRLNTITSELQDTVLKTRLQPLGVVFDKFKRIVRDLSKKVGKEVSLRIDGAEVELDRTIIETIGDPLTHLVRNALDHGIESPDIRQQQGKPREGTLHISATRETDLIRLSIRDDGAGMDPVKIATAAVEKGVATREECDRMSEEELRFLIFRPGFSTAAEITDISGRGVGMDVVYRTITSVGGKLSLESSPNAGTTVTIKLPLLLSIMPCLTVKTQGEIFAIPQKNILTIMRIPPAERAQKIYTIGDGAVVSWEDTLIPLARLSDILGIPPAEIRTAPGEVLTDRRQRIADRRSEDLTEHRDAKPIREMRTQGKERRRAPASFLHIVIVQTETSLYGLVVDSLGDSEEIVVKPLGYHIKQAPYYSGATLLGNGETALILNIDSIQRSPHISNEQNSIQQISRPRDEESLPKDTHAILTVSHEGDATNYAVPMDLIQRIHPVKRSDIESLGSRRVISYEGKTVPLITPDMVLDTPPLPESSRYHILLFEMTGLRVGLMVSEIHDIEYVRGEIDAHAYVQKGIMGTLSIQGKTTAIIDLYQMVKYGCPDLIRDESLPRTTEKHTVLIAEDSAFFRAQLESIAEELNYDKIVVEDGQRAIEILRENDAIDLILTDIEMPRVDGLQLAKEARKLPSYKNTPIIACTTLSAPSDQRSGIEAGITEYLIKIDKSQIIETCQKYLP, encoded by the coding sequence ATGGGACAACAAGAAGAAGAACTCGTACAGCTGTTTATCGAAGAGTCTCGGGAATACCTCCATCAGGTAGAACAACTTCTTTTGGATCTTGAAGAGGAAGATTCGCCTACGGGAACAGAGGAAATTAACGAACTGTTTCGTGCCATCCATACAATAAAAGGAGGAGCAGGTTTCTTTAGTATGGAAAAAGTGCATGCCCTTGCCCATACCATGGAAAATATTCTGGGAGATCTCCGGGAACACAAATATGCCCTCACAGAATCTCTTATCTCAGCCCTTCTTGCTGGAACAGACACACTTGGCTCCTTGCTTGAATCGCCCGAGGATGCAGGAGATATTTCCATAGAAGAACTGGTTAATACTCTCATGACACTACAAAATGAGAGTCTCTCTCAAGAAACCTCCTCCACACCCCATACAGAACAGGTACTACAACTCAAAACCGCGCAGGGAGTTGTCCTGTTTGAAATACCCGCAAAGAAAATCATGACAGCCCAAAAGGAAGAGCCCTGTCTGTATTTTTTCTATTACGACCTTGCCCTGGAAAACTCCGAAGAGAAAGAAAAACAGTGGCGAGAAAACATTGCCTCCCTTGTAACCATTCTATCTTCATGCTGTTCCACAGAAACAACGCCTGACCAAGGAACTCGCGAATTTTTTGTCGGCGCAACGGTTTTAGAGCCCAATCTTTTTGCGGAAGCACTCTCCCTTCCACAAACACAAGTGGAAACAATTACCACACACCGGTTTGCTGCTCTATCAGAAATTCCTCATGACTATATGCTGGAATATTCCACAGAAGCTCCAAAAACGAAACCTGTGAAAAAAAAGACTCATAAAGGCAAAAGTACGCCGCAAGGAAACAACGCACCACGTCCCAAGGGACGAGCTGAGGATACATCAATTCGTATACATCTTAGTACTATTGATACGCTCCTCAACCTTACGGCAGAACTCGTGCTGACGCGAAATGAACTTTTGAGTACAGTAGAGAAAGAGCAGCACTCCCCCATAACCCACACAGCAAGCAGATTAAACACCATAACAAGCGAACTGCAGGATACGGTGTTAAAAACACGCCTGCAGCCTTTGGGAGTCGTTTTTGACAAGTTTAAACGTATTGTCCGAGATCTCTCGAAAAAGGTAGGAAAAGAGGTATCACTTCGCATTGACGGTGCCGAAGTAGAACTGGATCGTACAATTATTGAAACTATTGGGGATCCCCTAACCCATTTAGTACGAAATGCCCTTGACCATGGTATAGAGTCACCCGACATACGACAGCAACAGGGCAAACCGCGGGAAGGAACGCTACATATTTCTGCCACACGAGAGACCGATCTGATTCGCCTCTCAATTCGAGATGACGGCGCAGGAATGGACCCCGTAAAGATAGCAACAGCCGCCGTAGAAAAGGGCGTTGCGACCCGTGAAGAGTGTGATCGCATGAGCGAAGAGGAGCTCCGTTTTCTTATCTTCCGTCCGGGATTTTCCACCGCAGCAGAAATAACAGACATCTCAGGACGCGGAGTAGGAATGGATGTAGTATACCGAACCATCACCTCCGTAGGGGGAAAACTCTCCCTTGAATCAAGCCCCAATGCGGGAACAACCGTTACGATAAAACTTCCCTTACTCCTCTCTATTATGCCCTGTCTTACCGTAAAAACACAGGGTGAAATTTTTGCGATCCCGCAAAAGAACATCCTGACAATTATGCGTATCCCCCCCGCTGAAAGAGCTCAGAAGATCTATACGATTGGTGATGGTGCCGTTGTATCATGGGAAGATACCTTGATACCCCTCGCCCGTCTCTCTGATATTCTTGGTATTCCACCGGCAGAAATTAGAACCGCTCCAGGGGAAGTTCTCACAGATCGTCGTCAAAGAATTGCAGACCGGCGATCAGAAGATCTTACAGAACATAGAGATGCAAAGCCCATAAGAGAGATGAGAACACAAGGAAAAGAGCGCCGTAGAGCCCCCGCAAGTTTTTTGCACATCGTAATCGTGCAAACAGAAACTTCTTTATATGGCCTTGTGGTAGACTCCTTAGGGGATTCTGAAGAAATTGTGGTAAAACCCCTTGGATATCATATCAAACAAGCTCCCTACTACAGTGGTGCCACCCTTTTAGGAAATGGAGAAACCGCCTTAATTCTCAATATTGACAGTATTCAAAGGTCTCCCCATATCAGTAATGAACAAAACTCAATACAGCAGATTTCCCGCCCCCGTGATGAGGAATCACTTCCGAAAGATACCCATGCCATATTAACCGTGTCACATGAAGGTGATGCAACAAACTACGCAGTCCCCATGGATCTTATCCAACGCATCCACCCCGTAAAAAGATCAGATATTGAATCCTTGGGGTCACGAAGGGTTATTTCGTATGAGGGAAAAACTGTTCCCCTCATCACACCCGACATGGTGCTTGATACCCCCCCTCTACCGGAGAGTTCCCGCTACCATATTCTGCTTTTTGAAATGACCGGTCTTCGCGTTGGACTCATGGTCTCAGAAATTCATGATATCGAATATGTTCGTGGAGAAATTGATGCACACGCTTATGTGCAAAAGGGAATTATGGGCACCCTGTCAATTCAAGGAAAAACCACCGCCATTATTGATCTCTACCAAATGGTAAAATATGGGTGTCCCGATCTTATTCGAGATGAATCCCTTCCCCGTACCACAGAAAAACATACCGTTCTTATTGCGGAAGATTCTGCTTTTTTCCGAGCACAACTGGAATCTATTGCGGAGGAACTTAACTATGATAAAATTGTGGTTGAAGATGGTCAAAGAGCAATAGAAATCCTTCGTGAGAATGATGCTATTGATCTAATCCTTACCGATATAGAAATGCCCCGTGTAGATGGATTACAACTTGCCAAAGAGGCACGTAAGCTACCATCCTACAAAAACACCCCTATTATTGCGTGTACCACCCTCTCTGCACCGAGTGATCAGCGCAGTGGAATAGAAGCAGGAATCACAGAATATCTCATTAAGATTGATAAAAGTCAAATTATTGAAACCTGTCAAAAATACCTCCCTTAA
- a CDS encoding bacteriohemerythrin, with amino-acid sequence MQAKITTISSKNEDLSQTMQTVAQSASHTQEMIQELQNTTETTYADAESIAAIAQRTGEITTNSQREAEKSVHHVESLEKATSEIGAVTTTIADISEQTKLLALNATIEAARAGEAGKGFAVVAREVKELAQQTNAATTDINNRIAQIQEATQATTKSIAQITDIIDSLSSEMGGITSSTQNQTELMSRLLESIQKNRSQIHNMVSHVAQGKEALGDVQACIEETVSLSTNAQETLSKISQETERISQETVTNYALSLETSSQGETMIALSQYFPVRTTQGRTPALAHFTHQFNVGIALFNEEHQKIFNYVNTIHEKIKTNTPLHTLLPLCKEFAQFTQKHFSDEETLMEKEGYPLYSEHSRAHGKLLGKVTEIIHDLEEGKDLNLFDVLLFLRDWLYTHIMKDDMKYSKFFITRTHQ; translated from the coding sequence ATGCAGGCTAAAATTACCACCATCTCTTCAAAAAATGAAGACCTTTCGCAAACCATGCAGACTGTTGCACAGAGTGCAAGCCATACCCAGGAAATGATTCAGGAACTGCAAAACACAACAGAAACAACCTATGCCGATGCAGAGAGCATCGCCGCCATAGCGCAGCGAACCGGAGAAATTACGACGAACTCACAACGGGAAGCCGAAAAGAGCGTCCACCATGTGGAGTCCTTAGAAAAAGCCACCTCGGAAATTGGCGCCGTAACCACAACAATTGCGGATATTTCTGAACAAACAAAACTCCTTGCACTCAATGCAACAATTGAAGCCGCCCGGGCGGGTGAGGCGGGAAAAGGTTTTGCCGTGGTGGCACGTGAAGTGAAGGAACTCGCACAGCAGACAAACGCCGCAACAACGGACATAAACAACCGTATTGCTCAAATCCAAGAGGCAACTCAGGCTACCACCAAATCAATTGCGCAAATCACAGATATAATAGACTCCCTGAGCTCAGAGATGGGCGGAATAACGTCATCCACCCAAAATCAAACAGAACTTATGAGCCGACTCTTAGAATCAATACAGAAAAACAGGTCTCAGATACATAACATGGTATCTCATGTCGCACAAGGCAAAGAAGCCCTTGGGGACGTACAAGCATGTATCGAAGAGACTGTCTCGCTCTCTACGAATGCTCAGGAAACCTTATCAAAAATATCTCAGGAAACAGAACGAATTTCACAGGAAACTGTCACCAATTATGCCCTCTCCTTGGAAACATCCAGCCAAGGCGAAACCATGATTGCCCTATCACAATATTTTCCTGTTAGAACAACTCAAGGACGGACACCGGCGCTTGCACATTTTACCCATCAGTTTAATGTGGGCATAGCTCTTTTTAATGAGGAACACCAAAAGATCTTTAACTATGTAAACACCATTCATGAAAAAATTAAGACCAACACCCCTCTTCATACGCTCCTTCCACTCTGTAAGGAATTTGCCCAATTTACGCAAAAACATTTCTCCGATGAAGAGACCCTCATGGAAAAAGAGGGATATCCGCTCTATTCAGAACACAGCAGGGCTCACGGAAAACTCTTAGGGAAGGTGACAGAAATAATTCACGATTTGGAAGAAGGAAAAGACCTCAATCTCTTTGATGTGCTCCTTTTTCTTCGAGACTGGCTGTATACCCATATCATGAAAGATGATATGAAATATAGTAAATTCTTTATTACACGGACGCATCAGTAA
- the thiF gene encoding sulfur carrier protein ThiS adenylyltransferase ThiF yields MGDISLPLYLLHEKTGRRKHRDEMNKYFKALYDDTSYRKITETTIGIAGTGGLGSNCAMNLVRSGFTKFFLYDFDTVDYSNLNRQFFFRDQVGKAKVDALQENLLRIEPSLDITCQKLRITPENISSLFTECTVVVEAFDEVAAKRMIVESFLNSPKLLVAASGLAGYGNTESITVQKIKDTFYFIGDFTQGVTETTPPLSPRVNMVAALQADTILTHILTT; encoded by the coding sequence ATGGGGGACATATCCTTACCGTTGTATTTGCTGCACGAAAAAACAGGGAGAAGAAAGCATAGAGATGAAATGAACAAATATTTTAAAGCATTGTACGATGATACATCGTATAGAAAGATCACCGAAACCACCATTGGAATTGCTGGTACGGGTGGGCTGGGGTCAAACTGTGCCATGAACCTTGTGCGGTCTGGGTTTACGAAATTCTTTCTATACGATTTTGATACCGTAGACTACTCAAATTTAAATCGGCAGTTTTTTTTCCGTGACCAAGTGGGCAAAGCAAAGGTTGATGCTCTGCAAGAAAACCTCCTGCGAATTGAACCGTCCCTTGATATAACCTGCCAAAAGCTTAGAATCACCCCGGAAAACATCTCCTCACTCTTTACCGAGTGCACCGTGGTTGTTGAAGCCTTTGATGAAGTTGCGGCAAAGAGAATGATTGTTGAGTCATTCCTAAACTCACCCAAGCTCCTTGTGGCAGCATCGGGGCTTGCCGGATACGGCAATACGGAGAGTATTACGGTACAGAAAATCAAGGATACGTTTTACTTTATTGGAGACTTTACCCAAGGAGTGACGGAAACAACCCCGCCCCTTTCACCCCGCGTAAATATGGTGGCTGCTCTACAGGCAGATACCATACTCACGCATATACTGACAACATAA
- a CDS encoding V-type ATPase subunit K, which produces MDIGTILALTGIGLMIGLSGAGSAIGTAIGGSSVVGMLKKKPEAFGNGMVLAALPATQGLYGFVGFIMYNNQIGAVGGEELTAFQGGIVLAAGLAIGIAALISAIQQGKVCANGISAIGSGHDVFGNTLILAAFPEFYAILALVAAILMLNLL; this is translated from the coding sequence ATGGATATTGGAACTATTCTGGCACTAACAGGTATTGGACTCATGATCGGGCTTTCCGGGGCAGGATCTGCAATTGGAACAGCTATTGGCGGCTCATCCGTAGTGGGTATGCTAAAAAAGAAACCTGAAGCATTTGGTAACGGCATGGTACTTGCGGCCCTTCCGGCAACGCAAGGGCTCTATGGGTTTGTCGGCTTCATTATGTACAATAATCAGATTGGTGCCGTCGGCGGAGAAGAGCTCACGGCCTTTCAAGGCGGTATTGTCCTTGCAGCGGGACTCGCGATCGGTATTGCAGCTCTTATTTCTGCCATTCAGCAGGGAAAAGTGTGTGCCAACGGTATTTCTGCCATCGGCAGCGGACATGACGTTTTCGGTAACACCCTTATTCTCGCAGCATTTCCCGAATTTTATGCGATCCTTGCCTTGGTCGCAGCAATTCTTATGCTAAATCTTCTGTAA
- a CDS encoding V-type ATP synthase subunit I yields the protein MIEPMKKLELLLYHREQEPFLESLREAGVVHIETQQETLSKKEEAARSELLRIDKVLREISRMKGLSLDEEPNTHGEKLVAQFEELCEKEEALKTEKNSLRKDVLQLTNWGNFSPKELDKLRHHGVYAHFFDLPNKDMKLLEGQTYEVITDAGASKYVVVFSRDEVLTLHGMEAAAIPMKSLREVEDTIARIDSTLEEIAQEKKAVSKQRACIQEFRDEVEGALRFERARNSMTGLTQDKLLHLTGWVPVKVEEKTQAVLEEYSCWYEFTEPTRGDKVPVKMKNKRGAQLFEPITKIFDLPDYFELDPTPFFAPFYALFFGLCLGDLGYGFLMVLAAVLGIKLLPQKMLPLLFLGAILGGATMISGVLLNTVFGAPLFNGWQGELFSGQHMALLQEQEIGGQTVYPAMAFSVFLGVIQICLGILLKGVNRFRDGGIRFTLFPLGSLLLTLSVALSLVKINFLDMATFFQIVSRDSVAATDVMNALSWSAISSVALFGLFLLFFFNNPDKKIGLRLPLGFWELYQFVTGIMGDGLSYIRLFALGLASGLLANAFNEIAFMVSGGDAPAVMGVLTVAILLLGHTINFILAALGAFVHPLRLTFVEFYNNLEFNGGAAPYAPFSRTNDN from the coding sequence ATGATTGAACCAATGAAAAAACTTGAGTTACTGCTCTACCATCGTGAACAAGAGCCTTTCTTAGAAAGCCTTCGCGAAGCAGGGGTTGTTCACATTGAGACACAGCAAGAAACACTCAGCAAAAAGGAAGAAGCTGCGAGAAGCGAGTTACTCCGTATCGACAAGGTTCTTCGTGAGATCTCACGGATGAAAGGCCTCTCTTTGGATGAGGAACCCAATACCCATGGGGAAAAACTTGTTGCGCAATTTGAGGAACTCTGTGAGAAAGAAGAAGCTCTGAAAACTGAGAAAAACAGCCTTCGAAAAGATGTTCTACAGCTCACAAACTGGGGTAATTTCTCACCGAAAGAACTTGACAAACTCCGCCATCATGGAGTCTATGCACATTTTTTTGATCTCCCAAATAAAGATATGAAACTTCTTGAAGGCCAGACCTATGAAGTGATTACCGATGCGGGAGCATCAAAGTATGTCGTTGTGTTCTCACGGGATGAAGTGCTAACCCTCCACGGCATGGAAGCTGCAGCTATCCCTATGAAATCCCTCAGAGAAGTTGAAGATACAATCGCTCGTATCGACTCCACCCTTGAGGAAATTGCTCAGGAAAAAAAGGCTGTGAGTAAACAGCGTGCCTGCATACAAGAGTTTCGTGATGAAGTAGAGGGTGCTCTTCGCTTTGAACGGGCCCGAAACTCTATGACTGGTCTCACCCAGGACAAGCTCCTCCATCTTACGGGCTGGGTTCCGGTGAAGGTTGAGGAAAAAACACAGGCGGTCCTTGAGGAATACTCCTGCTGGTATGAATTTACAGAGCCAACCCGCGGTGACAAGGTTCCGGTAAAAATGAAAAATAAACGCGGAGCACAACTCTTTGAACCAATCACAAAGATTTTTGACCTCCCCGACTATTTTGAACTCGACCCAACCCCGTTCTTTGCGCCCTTTTATGCGCTTTTTTTCGGGCTCTGCCTTGGAGATCTTGGGTATGGATTTCTTATGGTTCTTGCAGCAGTGCTGGGAATAAAGCTTCTTCCTCAAAAAATGCTGCCACTCCTGTTTCTTGGCGCAATTCTCGGAGGAGCAACCATGATTAGTGGCGTACTGCTTAATACCGTGTTTGGTGCCCCTCTGTTCAATGGATGGCAGGGAGAACTCTTTTCCGGGCAACACATGGCACTTTTGCAGGAGCAGGAAATTGGAGGACAAACGGTGTATCCCGCCATGGCATTCTCCGTTTTTCTCGGTGTTATCCAAATTTGCCTGGGCATACTTCTCAAGGGGGTAAATCGATTTCGAGACGGAGGAATACGCTTTACACTCTTTCCGCTCGGCTCGTTGCTTCTCACTCTTTCTGTTGCCCTTTCCCTCGTAAAGATTAACTTTTTGGATATGGCGACATTTTTCCAAATCGTTTCACGGGACTCTGTGGCAGCAACGGATGTGATGAATGCCCTCTCATGGTCTGCCATAAGCAGTGTTGCACTATTTGGTCTGTTCTTGCTCTTTTTCTTTAATAATCCAGACAAAAAGATCGGCCTCCGACTTCCTCTTGGGTTTTGGGAGCTGTATCAATTTGTCACAGGAATTATGGGAGACGGGCTTTCCTACATCCGTCTCTTTGCATTAGGATTAGCAAGTGGACTTCTCGCAAACGCCTTTAATGAAATCGCCTTTATGGTTTCAGGCGGGGATGCCCCCGCTGTCATGGGTGTTCTTACTGTAGCAATACTTCTTCTGGGACATACCATTAATTTTATTTTGGCAGCCCTCGGAGCATTTGTACACCCTCTTCGATTAACCTTTGTAGAATTTTATAATAACTTGGAGTTCAACGGTGGTGCAGCCCCGTACGCTCCTTTTTCTCGAACCAACGATAACTAA
- a CDS encoding V-type ATP synthase subunit D, producing the protein MALKFQFNKTEMQRLEKDLKIRRRALPTLKAKETALRLEVKKAKEELRTARSVYEQHYERMMEFHLLWEEFPEQIFTVRDVSLQFKKIAGVKIPFLTDVDFSISAESFFTTPSWIATGIQILKEAARLDIEIEVARERLVILEYARKKTTQKVNLYEKVQIPAYQGAITSIKRFLEDKENIAKAAQKITKKKLELAGAQ; encoded by the coding sequence ATGGCATTAAAATTTCAATTTAATAAAACGGAAATGCAGCGCCTCGAAAAGGATTTAAAAATCCGACGGCGCGCCCTTCCAACCCTCAAGGCAAAGGAAACAGCCCTTCGTCTTGAGGTAAAAAAGGCGAAGGAAGAGCTGCGCACAGCCCGGTCTGTATATGAACAGCATTATGAACGAATGATGGAGTTTCATCTTCTGTGGGAAGAATTCCCCGAGCAGATATTCACCGTTCGGGATGTTTCTTTGCAATTTAAAAAAATTGCCGGCGTGAAAATACCCTTTCTGACAGATGTTGACTTCTCTATTTCAGCGGAGAGTTTTTTCACTACCCCCTCATGGATAGCAACGGGTATTCAAATACTGAAAGAAGCTGCGCGCCTTGATATTGAAATAGAGGTGGCACGGGAACGGCTCGTTATTCTTGAGTACGCACGAAAGAAGACGACCCAGAAGGTGAACCTCTATGAGAAGGTTCAAATACCGGCATACCAAGGGGCAATAACCAGTATTAAACGGTTCCTCGAAGATAAAGAAAATATTGCAAAAGCCGCCCAGAAGATAACAAAAAAGAAACTTGAACTTGCGGGGGCACAATGA
- a CDS encoding V-type ATP synthase subunit B, giving the protein MKTKAFKKIYTKIEKITKATCTIRATGIGNEEMAYVGGKPAQVVKINGDEVTLQVFPGTMGIATNTEVVFTGKAPTLKVSDELRGRFFNAYGEPIDSGSAIEGNEIEIDGPSVNPVRRQQPSEYMPTGIAGIDLNNALVTGQKIPFFADPDQPYNQVMADVALKAEADMIVLGGMGLSNDDYLYYKARFDDAGALDRIVSFVNTTDDAPVERLLVPGMSLSAAEYFAVEKNMKVLVLLTDMTLYADALAIVSNRMDQIPSKDSMPGSLYSDLARNYEKAVQFPDGGSITIIAVTTLSGGDITHAIPDNTGYITEGQLYLRRDTDVGKVIVDPFRSLSRLKQLVIGKKTREDHPQVMNACVRLYADAANAKTKQENGFDLTDYDERCLSYASDYSEKLLAIDVEIKTEKMLDTAWEVISKYFSKEEVGIKKDVMDKYWKHN; this is encoded by the coding sequence ATGAAAACCAAGGCATTTAAGAAAATTTATACAAAAATAGAGAAAATTACGAAGGCCACATGTACCATTCGTGCCACGGGTATTGGAAACGAAGAGATGGCCTATGTAGGAGGAAAGCCCGCCCAGGTTGTAAAAATCAACGGCGACGAAGTAACCTTACAGGTATTCCCCGGAACCATGGGGATTGCCACAAATACAGAGGTGGTTTTTACGGGAAAAGCTCCGACGTTGAAAGTTTCTGATGAGTTACGGGGACGCTTCTTTAACGCCTATGGAGAACCCATCGACAGTGGATCGGCCATTGAAGGAAATGAAATTGAAATAGATGGGCCTTCTGTAAACCCCGTAAGACGACAACAGCCGTCAGAGTATATGCCCACAGGGATTGCAGGAATTGACCTCAATAACGCCCTCGTAACGGGCCAAAAAATTCCCTTTTTTGCGGATCCTGACCAGCCATACAACCAGGTAATGGCTGATGTTGCATTGAAAGCTGAAGCAGATATGATCGTCCTTGGTGGCATGGGGTTATCAAACGATGACTACCTCTACTATAAAGCGCGTTTTGACGATGCCGGAGCCCTGGATCGGATTGTGAGTTTTGTGAATACCACTGACGATGCTCCCGTAGAACGGCTTCTGGTGCCGGGAATGTCCCTTTCTGCGGCAGAGTATTTTGCCGTCGAAAAGAATATGAAAGTCCTTGTACTTCTTACGGACATGACCCTCTATGCCGACGCCTTGGCCATTGTATCAAACCGTATGGACCAAATTCCGTCCAAGGACAGTATGCCTGGTTCTCTCTACTCCGATCTGGCCAGAAATTATGAAAAGGCGGTCCAATTTCCTGATGGCGGCTCAATCACAATTATTGCGGTTACCACCCTCAGCGGCGGCGATATCACCCACGCTATTCCCGATAACACGGGGTATATCACTGAGGGACAACTCTACCTTCGTCGCGACACTGACGTCGGGAAGGTTATTGTAGATCCATTCCGTTCTCTTTCACGGTTGAAACAACTGGTAATTGGAAAGAAAACACGGGAAGATCATCCACAGGTGATGAACGCCTGCGTCCGTCTCTACGCCGACGCGGCAAATGCCAAAACAAAACAGGAAAACGGCTTCGATCTCACCGACTACGACGAACGGTGTCTTTCCTATGCCTCAGATTATTCCGAGAAACTCTTAGCAATTGACGTTGAAATTAAGACTGAAAAAATGCTTGATACAGCGTGGGAAGTCATTTCTAAATACTTTTCCAAGGAAGAGGTGGGTATCAAGAAAGACGTCATGGACAAATATTGGAAACACAATTAA